The nucleotide window CGCGGTCGAGGTGATCGACGTCGCCGCCGCGACCACCGTGGTCGACGTCGGCGGCGCGCACGGCTCCTTCGCCCTGGCCATGCTGGCGAGGCATCCCGGCCTCACGGCGACCGTGCTGGACCTGCCGCACGCGGTGCCCGGCGCGCAGGCGGCGGCCGTCGCGCGCGGCCTCGACGACCGGCTCACCGCGGTGGCCGGCGACTTCTTCGAGACTGTTCCGCCGGGCGACATCCTGCTGCTGAAGTTCATCCTTCACGACTGGTCCGACGACGACTGCGTACGCATCCTGTCGAACTGCCGCGACGCCCTGCGCCCGGGCGGCCGCATCGTGATCACCGAGATCGTCATCGACGACCACGCGCCCGGCATCGCGCCGCTGATGGACATCGCCATGCTCGCCTCCGCGGGCAGCCGGGAACGCACCCTGGCCGAGTTCGACGACGTGCTGACCCGGGCGGGCCTGCGCCGCGCCGCGGCCACCCCGGTGGAACCGCCGTACGTCGTGATCGAGGCGATCGCGGCGGCCTGAGCATGCGCGTCGAGAGGACCGCCGACGGCGTCGCCGTGATCCGGGCGCTGGAGCAGCACGCGCCGCGGCCGCTGTTCGACGACCCCCTCGCTGCCCGGATGCTCGCCGGCTGGCCGGCGACGATGGTCGCGCACCGCCCGCTGCGGTGGCTGTTCCTGCGCGCGCTGGAGCGGGCCGGGCCGGGCTTCTACGGCGCGGTGATCTGCCGCACGCGGGCCATCGACGACGCCTGCCGATCGGCCTTGGCCACCCGGATCGACCGGGTGGTGATAGTCGGAGCGGGCCTGGACACCCGCCCGTACCGGATGCCGGAGATGGCCGCGGCCCGGGTCTGGGAGTTCGACCTGCCGTCGGCGCAGGCCACCAAGAAGGCGGCCCTGGCCCGGGCGCTGGGCGCCCTGCCGGCGCACGTCAACTATCTGCCGCTGGACCTGACGAAACCGGACGCGGAAGACGTCCTGGCCGGCGCGGGCACCGATCGCACCCTGCTGCTCTGCGAGGCCGTGACCATGTACCTCGGCGGTGAGGCCGTCGACCGGGTGCTCGCCTATGCCGGAGGGCTCGCACCGGGCAGCCGCGTGATCATCACCTATCTTCCGAGGGCCGAGGCGGAGCGGCGCGAGAACAACCGGTGGTCGCGCCGCCTGGGCTGGCGCAGCGCCTACCATCCGGCCGAGATGGCCGCCCGCCTGCGCGCGCACGGCCTGACCCCGCTGACGGACATCGGCGCCGAGGCGCACCGGGCCGAGCTGCTCCGCTCCGGCGGCCGCAAGCTCGCCGTCTTCCCCGGCGAGCGCATCGCCCTCGCCGCCGTGGCGGGCTGAGCTGCCGTGGCGGGCTGAGCTGCCGTGGCGGGCTGAGCTGCCGTGGCGGGCTGAGCTCAGGTCAGCTCGCCCTCGAGCAGGCCCATCGTGTACTTGTCGTACCAGCGGCCGTCGCGGCGGAAGACCTCGCGCAGCCGGCCCTCCTCGGAGAAGCCGACCTTGTCGTACACCTGCCGGGCCGCGTGGTTCTCCGTCACGACGGTAAGGGTGATCTTGTGCAGCCGCATCTTGTCGAAGCCGTAGCGGCAGACCCGGCGGACCGCATCGGTGGCGTACCCCCGGCCCCAGGCGTCCTTCTCCCCGAGGTAGATGTCCAGCTCGGCGTTGCCGGTCTCGGGCTCGGCGCCGTGCAGCCGGATCAGGCCGACGAGCCTGCCGTCGCCGATCGCCTCGATGCCGAAGAGCACGTCGCCGTAGTCGTTGCGCGGCCGCTCCTCCAGGAACGTCCGCACCCGGGTCAGCGGCTGCGCGTAGTTGTCGTTCATCCAGCGCATGACCTCGGGATCGTGGTTCCATCGCCAGAGCGCCTCGGCGTCGGAGGGCTCCATGGCCCGCAGTTTCACCAGGTCTCCCAGGACGAACACGGACGGCCTCCAGCTGTCGATCGGGGTTCGAGGCCCGAATCCTAGGGTAGGGACAGACGGTGAAGCTCGGCCTGCGGCTCACCACCGCCGTCACCCTCGCGGTCCTGACGCTGGTGCCGTTCGCACTGCTCGCGGCGCTCGTCGCCCGCGGCTGGGCGCCGCTGCACGAGCTCGACGTCGCCGTGACGGGTGCCCTGCACGACTGGGCGCTGAGCCACCCCGGCTGGACCCGCGCGGCGCTGTGGTGGACGACGATCTTCTCGCCGAACCCGCTGCGGCTTGCGGCGCTGGCCCTGGTGATCTGGCTGATCAGGCGCCGCGCCCGCCGGCTCGCGCTCTGGGTGGCGGTCACCATGGCGGTCGGCGGGCTGCTCGGCGCGGCGCTCAAGCTGGTGGTCGGCCGGCTCCGGCCCGACCTGCTGGACCCGGTCGCCCGCGCGGCCGGAAACGCGTTCCCGTCCGGGCACGCCCTGAACGCGACGCTGGCCGCGGGCGTGTTCGTGCTGGTGCTGCTGCCGGTGGTCCGCGGCCGCCGGCGCTGGCTGCTCTGGGGCGCGGCGATCGCCGTCGCCGTGCTGACCGGCCTCACCCGCATCGTGATCGGCGTGCACTGGACCAGCGACGTGGTGGCGGGCTGGCTGCTCGGCGTCGCGTTCGTCGCGGCCACCGCGGCGGCGTTCACCCGGCTCTCTCCCGCCGCCGTGGTCGAGGAGGGCCTGGATCCCGGGCTCGCCCACTCGGCCGACGGCCCGCCCGGCGAGCCGCCGCGCCGGTGACACCGACGCGGCGGCCTTCATTGAACGTTTTTCAACCTGGCATCGAGCCCGCCGGTGCCGGGCCCGCGGACCGGCGCCGACCGCTGCCGGCCTCGCCACGTTGAAAGAGGTTCATCAGTTGCGCTTGCCGATCATGCCGTGCGGGTCGAGGACGTACTTGCGTGCCGCGCCCTGGTCGAAGTCGCGGTAGCCCTGCGGCGCCTGGTCCAGCGGGATCGCGGTCGCGTTGACGTTCCTCGCGATCTGAACCCGATCATGCAGGATCGCCATCATGAGCGCCCGGTTGTACTTCATCACCGGGCACTGACCCGTGACGAACGAGTGCGACTTGGCCCAGCCCAGGCCCAGCCGGATCGAGAGCGAGCCCACTCGCGCGGCCTCGTCGACGCCGCCGGGGTCGCCGGTGACGTAGAGGCCGGGAATTCCGATCGCGCCGCCGGCCCGGGTGAGGTCCATCAGCGAGTTCAGCACGGTCGCGGGCATCTCGGTGTCGGCGTCGGCGCCGTGTCCGCGCGCCTCGAATCCCACCGCGTCGACGGCCGAGTCGACGAGGGGCTGGCCGATCGCCGGCGCCGAGCGGCCGAGGATCTGCTGCACCTGTTCCGCCGGGTCGCCCTGCGCCACGTTGACGGTCTCGCAGCCGAAGCTGCGCGCCTGCGCCAGCCGCTGCTCGTTGAGGTCGCCGACGATGACGACGGCGGCACCGAGCAGGAAGGCCGAGGTGGCCGCGGCCAGTCCGACCGGGCCCGCACCGGCGATGTACACGGTGGATCCGGTCGTGACGCCGGCGCTGACACAGCCGTGGTAGCCGGTGGGGAAGATGTCCGTCAGCATGGCCAGGTCGAGGATCTTCTCCATCGCCTGGTCCCGGTCCGGGAACCGCAGCAGGTTCCAGTCCGCGTACGGCACCATCACGTACTCCGACTGGCCGCCGACCCAACCGCCCATGTCGACGTAGCCGTACGCCGAGCCGGGCCGGTCCGGGTTCACGTTGAGGCAGACGCCGGTCCTGCGCTCCTTGCAGTTGCGGCACCGTCCGCAGGAGATGTTGAACGGCACCGAGACGATGTCGCCCACCCTGACGAACTCCACGTCCGGGCCGGTGTCGACGACCTCACCGGTGATCTCGTGCCCGAGCACGAGCCCCTCCGGCGCCGTCGTGCGCCCGCGGACCATGTGCTGGTCGCTGCCGCAGATATTGGTGGCCACGGTCTTAAGAATCACGCCGTGCGGCGTCCTGCGGCCGACATTGGCCTTGTTGACGCCGGGGCCGTCCTTCATTTCGTAGGTCGGATAATCGCTGTCTCGGACTTCCACGTCTCCCGGGCCCTGATAGACAACCGCTTTGT belongs to Amorphoplanes digitatis and includes:
- the fdhA gene encoding formaldehyde dehydrogenase, glutathione-independent, producing the protein MAGAGSVAISSLTVPVRRWFPNRRPRPARSLAPSAETVRPRGGDAPDRVTRPSRVRSGMERNEMPGNKAVVYQGPGDVEVRDSDYPTYEMKDGPGVNKANVGRRTPHGVILKTVATNICGSDQHMVRGRTTAPEGLVLGHEITGEVVDTGPDVEFVRVGDIVSVPFNISCGRCRNCKERRTGVCLNVNPDRPGSAYGYVDMGGWVGGQSEYVMVPYADWNLLRFPDRDQAMEKILDLAMLTDIFPTGYHGCVSAGVTTGSTVYIAGAGPVGLAAATSAFLLGAAVVIVGDLNEQRLAQARSFGCETVNVAQGDPAEQVQQILGRSAPAIGQPLVDSAVDAVGFEARGHGADADTEMPATVLNSLMDLTRAGGAIGIPGLYVTGDPGGVDEAARVGSLSIRLGLGWAKSHSFVTGQCPVMKYNRALMMAILHDRVQIARNVNATAIPLDQAPQGYRDFDQGAARKYVLDPHGMIGKRN
- a CDS encoding class I SAM-dependent methyltransferase, encoding MRVERTADGVAVIRALEQHAPRPLFDDPLAARMLAGWPATMVAHRPLRWLFLRALERAGPGFYGAVICRTRAIDDACRSALATRIDRVVIVGAGLDTRPYRMPEMAAARVWEFDLPSAQATKKAALARALGALPAHVNYLPLDLTKPDAEDVLAGAGTDRTLLLCEAVTMYLGGEAVDRVLAYAGGLAPGSRVIITYLPRAEAERRENNRWSRRLGWRSAYHPAEMAARLRAHGLTPLTDIGAEAHRAELLRSGGRKLAVFPGERIALAAVAG
- a CDS encoding GNAT family N-acetyltransferase, with product MFVLGDLVKLRAMEPSDAEALWRWNHDPEVMRWMNDNYAQPLTRVRTFLEERPRNDYGDVLFGIEAIGDGRLVGLIRLHGAEPETGNAELDIYLGEKDAWGRGYATDAVRRVCRYGFDKMRLHKITLTVVTENHAARQVYDKVGFSEEGRLREVFRRDGRWYDKYTMGLLEGELT
- a CDS encoding methyltransferase codes for the protein MTASPYETVMGFLVGPWLAQAVRAAVDLSLAEHLADGPRTAAEIAEAEDADPQATARFLRACASMGLVAYEEKGFAGTELLAVLHHDAPMSLRDLAASQSSACLWLTWARIPEAVRSGESQTTQALGMPFFDYLAAHPDEGALFGAAMTSMSAPVIRDAVEVIDVAAATTVVDVGGAHGSFALAMLARHPGLTATVLDLPHAVPGAQAAAVARGLDDRLTAVAGDFFETVPPGDILLLKFILHDWSDDDCVRILSNCRDALRPGGRIVITEIVIDDHAPGIAPLMDIAMLASAGSRERTLAEFDDVLTRAGLRRAAATPVEPPYVVIEAIAAA
- a CDS encoding phosphatase PAP2 family protein → MKLGLRLTTAVTLAVLTLVPFALLAALVARGWAPLHELDVAVTGALHDWALSHPGWTRAALWWTTIFSPNPLRLAALALVIWLIRRRARRLALWVAVTMAVGGLLGAALKLVVGRLRPDLLDPVARAAGNAFPSGHALNATLAAGVFVLVLLPVVRGRRRWLLWGAAIAVAVLTGLTRIVIGVHWTSDVVAGWLLGVAFVAATAAAFTRLSPAAVVEEGLDPGLAHSADGPPGEPPRR